From a region of the Drosophila ananassae strain 14024-0371.13 chromosome XL, ASM1763931v2, whole genome shotgun sequence genome:
- the LOC6503792 gene encoding uncharacterized protein LOC6503792, which translates to MADFLKTEDQVKMSEIVEKLVKQNSKRCSSTEGYYDIPCSSTSDIYASCPELARVTVVPGSTSSCAESLRGGEEGASGSAGMQHIYHSGQLVAIGHRVATQMLDPSGQREMQRSRVHLDERLRSAGIYHNRLVSHRQDLQSVQMQMQLQQLQGQEQGGRGDTDPGKRTPM; encoded by the coding sequence AAAAATTGGTCAAGCAAAATTCCAAACGATGTTCCAGCACTGAAGGCTACTACGACATACCCTGCTCCTCCACCTCGGACATCTACGCCAGCTGCCCCGAGCTGGCCCGCGTCACCGTCGTCCCGGGGAGCACCTCCTCCTGCGCGGAGAGCCTGCGCGGGGGGGAGGAGGGGGCCAGCGGCTCGGCCGGGATGCAGCACATCTACCACTCCGGCCAGTTGGTGGCCATCGGACATCGTGTGGCCACTCAGATGCTGGATCCCTCCGGCCAGCGGGAGATGCAGCGCTCCCGCGTCCACCTGGACGAACGCCTCCGGTCCGCCGGAATCTACCATAACCGCCTGGTGAGCCACCGCCAGGACCTTCAGTCCGtccagatgcagatgcagttGCAGCAGTTGCAGGGGCAGGAACAGGGCGGCCGCGGAGACACTGATCCCGGCAAGCGCACTCCCATGTAA